TGATCCTCGGCCTGGACAATCCGACCTCGGGGCATGTCACGATCGGCGGCTACCCGTACCGCAGGCTGCCGAACGCCCCGCGGCAGGTCGGCGCGCTGCTGGACGCCAAGGCGGTGCACGGCGGACGCGCCGCGCGCGCACACCTGCTGAGCCTGGCCCAGCTGTCCGGCATCCCCGCCCGCCGGGTGGACGAGGTGCTGGGCGTGGTCGGCCTCCAGGACGTGGCGAGACGGCGCTCCAAGGGCTTCTCGCTCGGCATGGGCCAGCGGCTCGGCATCGCCGCCGCGCTGCTCGGCGACCCTCAGGTGCTGCTGTTCGACGAGCCGGTCAACGGCCTCGACCCCGAGGGCATCCTCTGGGTGCGGAACCTGATGAAGTCGCTGGCGGCCGAGGGCCGTACCGTCTTCGTCTCCTCCCACCTGATGAGCGAGATGGCGCTGACCGCCGACCACCTGATCGTCATCGGGCGCGGCCAGCTGCTGTCCGACATGAGCGTCAAGGACTTCATCGCCGCGAACTCCGCGGGCTTCGCCCGGGTCCGTACGCCCGACACCGAGCCGCAGCTGCGCGAGAAGCTGGCCGGCGCGCTCACCGAGGCGGGCGGGCACGTGCTGCCCGAGCAGGACGGCGCGCTCCGGATCACCGGGCTGGCGCTCCCCCGCATCAGCGACATCGCGCACGAGACCGATGTCCGTCTGTGGGAGCTGTCGCCGCACCAGGCCTCGCTGGAGGAGGCGTACATGCGGATGACGCAGGGCGCGGTCGACTACCGCTCGACCATCGACCAGAAGGAAGGGCTCCAGCAGCCGCTGCCGCCGGGCGCGCAGCCGCCGATGCCGGTGCCCGGTCAGGGCCAGCCGGGCTGG
The DNA window shown above is from Streptomyces chartreusis and carries:
- a CDS encoding ABC transporter ATP-binding protein: MIEAVGLTKRYGDKTAVYNLSFQVRPGAVTGFLGPNGSGKSTTMRMILGLDNPTSGHVTIGGYPYRRLPNAPRQVGALLDAKAVHGGRAARAHLLSLAQLSGIPARRVDEVLGVVGLQDVARRRSKGFSLGMGQRLGIAAALLGDPQVLLFDEPVNGLDPEGILWVRNLMKSLAAEGRTVFVSSHLMSEMALTADHLIVIGRGQLLSDMSVKDFIAANSAGFARVRTPDTEPQLREKLAGALTEAGGHVLPEQDGALRITGLALPRISDIAHETDVRLWELSPHQASLEEAYMRMTQGAVDYRSTIDQKEGLQQPLPPGAQPPMPVPGQGQPGWYAPPPPQQGGQPYAAQPGQPGPYGAPAAPGAGTPNPYAQAAPQAPQTAPGPAPAAPVAQPAPPVAQNPAQAPASAPAAPPAAPTQPEDAR